From one Streptomyces sp. CA-210063 genomic stretch:
- a CDS encoding S8 family serine peptidase, whose protein sequence is MARQYYQRGNLVEAEELDDVVAVKVETDGVRAAAEAEAELGTSARGAMRDAGIDDETTAAFARAHWVFVRPNRQTRAAVDVGEEISGAEAAGKVIRRPNGRIGIATDALNVQLRPSLSQEEAEREIETAGLSVVNKLGFATNLYEVRARTAEDALAASVELHDNDRFVFAEPSFIEHVPTRFHPSDPEYPKQWQWDNTGTNGGKPGADVRIEKAWDRTLGDGVRVAVIDNGFDVRHKDLASGLDPGSGFYSSGVVGVTFTQNTVGMPDEDHGTFCAGMVGARHNGTGGVGAAPECELMLVACLGDQVGTQTTLARAVAYAADPSTESGIGAQQGADILVSSLGPNIAEWDLTDTLKLALEFAAADGRQGKGLPIFWAASNGRNVDIMLDEVVSHPDVIAVVRSNNKDREDNAARGPEVELIAPGVDVFSTTSGGGFGPSTGTSFAAPCAAGCAALALAANPALTRDQLREIMHQSADKIGGPGVVYDGNGHNDDYGFGRVNAAQAIALAQLVAGRTAPTARAGQRTR, encoded by the coding sequence ATGGCGCGTCAGTACTACCAGCGTGGCAACCTCGTCGAGGCGGAGGAACTCGACGATGTCGTAGCGGTGAAGGTGGAGACGGACGGTGTCAGGGCCGCCGCCGAGGCGGAGGCCGAGCTGGGCACGAGCGCACGGGGAGCGATGCGCGATGCGGGAATCGACGACGAGACCACCGCCGCCTTCGCCCGCGCGCACTGGGTGTTCGTCAGGCCGAACCGGCAGACCCGAGCGGCGGTCGACGTAGGCGAGGAAATCTCCGGGGCGGAGGCGGCAGGCAAGGTCATCCGGCGGCCCAACGGCAGGATCGGTATCGCGACCGACGCGCTGAACGTCCAGCTGCGGCCGTCGCTCTCGCAGGAGGAAGCAGAGCGCGAGATCGAGACGGCCGGCCTGAGTGTCGTCAACAAACTCGGCTTCGCGACGAACCTTTACGAGGTGCGGGCCAGGACGGCCGAGGACGCCCTCGCGGCCTCCGTGGAGCTGCACGACAACGACCGTTTCGTCTTCGCCGAACCGTCGTTCATCGAGCACGTCCCGACCCGGTTCCACCCCTCCGACCCCGAGTACCCCAAGCAGTGGCAGTGGGACAACACGGGCACCAATGGCGGGAAGCCGGGCGCCGACGTCCGCATCGAGAAGGCGTGGGACCGCACGCTCGGGGACGGCGTCCGCGTCGCCGTCATCGACAACGGCTTCGATGTGCGGCACAAGGATCTCGCCAGTGGGCTGGACCCGGGCTCGGGCTTCTACAGCAGCGGCGTGGTGGGCGTGACCTTCACCCAGAACACCGTGGGCATGCCCGACGAGGACCACGGCACTTTCTGCGCCGGGATGGTCGGCGCCCGGCACAACGGCACGGGCGGGGTCGGTGCGGCCCCCGAGTGCGAGCTCATGCTGGTGGCGTGCCTGGGTGACCAGGTCGGCACGCAGACGACCTTGGCACGTGCCGTGGCGTACGCCGCCGACCCCTCGACCGAGTCCGGAATCGGCGCACAGCAAGGCGCGGACATCCTCGTCAGCAGCCTGGGCCCGAACATTGCGGAGTGGGACCTGACCGACACGCTGAAGCTGGCCCTCGAATTCGCCGCCGCCGACGGACGCCAGGGCAAGGGGCTGCCGATCTTCTGGGCGGCCAGCAACGGCAGGAACGTCGACATCATGCTGGACGAGGTGGTCTCCCATCCGGATGTCATCGCGGTGGTCCGGTCGAACAACAAGGACCGGGAGGACAACGCGGCCCGCGGCCCCGAGGTCGAACTGATCGCCCCCGGAGTCGATGTCTTCAGCACGACGTCCGGAGGCGGCTTCGGCCCAAGCACCGGCACCAGCTTCGCCGCCCCCTGCGCGGCCGGCTGCGCGGCACTGGCGTTGGCGGCCAACCCCGCCCTGACCCGCGACCAACTGCGCGAGATCATGCACCAGTCGGCCGACAAGATCGGCGGACCAGGTGTCGTCTACGACGGCAACGGCCACAACGACGACTACGGCTTCGGCCGGGTGAACGCCGCCCAGGCCATCGCGCTCGCCCAACTGGTCGCAGGGCGTACGGCACCAACTGCACGAGCGGGACAGCGGACGCGATGA